Proteins from one Amycolatopsis endophytica genomic window:
- a CDS encoding PucR family transcriptional regulator codes for MAQLRQVLIALGDPLVEVEVAPDGLAGEITDVVVVEPDETPDLRPGDLALVIGARGRAAVPLIRAAGRRGAAAAAVKVESDSALPLLRNAATDAGIALLAVAPDVRWEQLAALVRGVLEAARGSDDEDTGETLGDLFSLAQTIAALTGGSVSIEDTASRVLAYSRSDDEVDELRRLSILGRQGPAPYLAMLREWGVYQRLRATEEVVRIEERPDLGIRTRIAVGVHAGGRPLGSIWVQEGTAPFADGAEQALVGAARVAALHLVQRRSAAGSSARFRENLLAGMLDGRSDPVSVARQIGADPAKPAAVVAFASREAEPVDRTELELRRSALAAVIAVHAAAYRRSALVTQLGDRTYAFLPDLPADATLLDLTREMVAAAGEHVQAAVGRIVSTMDEVGGSRQEADRVLDAMGRGLGLRVATLADVRSQVLVSETLAVLADQPRLRDPRLTSLRSDNPDLATSLLAYLDALGDVRSAAARLHVHPNTLRYRVRRAAAVAGIDLDDPLVRLFAALQLRLPPDA; via the coding sequence ATGGCACAACTGCGGCAGGTGCTGATCGCGCTCGGCGATCCGCTGGTCGAGGTGGAGGTCGCGCCGGACGGACTGGCGGGCGAGATCACCGACGTCGTCGTGGTCGAACCCGACGAGACCCCCGACCTGCGGCCGGGTGACCTGGCACTGGTCATCGGCGCGCGCGGGCGGGCCGCGGTGCCGTTGATCCGGGCCGCGGGACGCCGGGGCGCGGCCGCGGCGGCGGTGAAGGTGGAATCGGATTCGGCGCTGCCCCTGCTGCGCAACGCGGCGACCGACGCCGGGATCGCGCTGCTCGCCGTCGCGCCCGACGTGCGGTGGGAGCAGCTGGCCGCGCTGGTGCGCGGGGTGCTGGAGGCGGCGCGCGGCTCGGACGACGAGGACACCGGCGAGACACTGGGTGACCTGTTCTCGCTGGCCCAGACGATCGCGGCGCTGACCGGCGGCAGCGTGAGCATCGAGGACACCGCGAGCCGGGTGCTGGCCTACTCGCGCTCCGACGACGAGGTCGACGAGCTGCGGCGGTTGTCGATCCTGGGCAGGCAGGGGCCCGCGCCCTACCTCGCGATGCTCCGCGAATGGGGCGTCTACCAGCGGTTACGGGCCACCGAGGAGGTGGTGCGCATCGAGGAGCGGCCGGACCTGGGCATCCGGACGCGCATCGCGGTCGGTGTCCACGCCGGTGGCCGTCCGCTGGGGTCGATCTGGGTGCAGGAGGGCACGGCGCCCTTCGCCGACGGCGCGGAGCAGGCGCTGGTCGGTGCCGCGCGGGTCGCGGCGCTGCACCTGGTCCAGCGGCGCAGTGCGGCGGGCAGCAGCGCCCGGTTCCGGGAGAACCTCCTGGCCGGGATGCTCGACGGGCGCAGCGATCCGGTGTCGGTGGCGCGGCAGATCGGCGCCGACCCGGCCAAACCGGCCGCGGTCGTGGCGTTCGCGTCGCGGGAGGCCGAGCCGGTGGACCGGACCGAACTGGAGCTGCGCCGGTCCGCGCTGGCGGCGGTGATCGCGGTGCACGCGGCGGCCTACCGGCGCAGCGCGCTGGTGACCCAGCTGGGCGACCGGACGTACGCGTTCCTGCCCGACCTGCCCGCGGACGCGACGCTGCTGGACCTGACACGCGAGATGGTGGCCGCGGCGGGGGAGCACGTGCAGGCCGCGGTCGGCCGGATCGTGTCCACCATGGACGAGGTGGGCGGGTCGAGGCAGGAGGCCGACCGGGTGCTCGACGCGATGGGCCGCGGCCTCGGTCTGCGGGTGGCGACCCTGGCGGACGTGCGGTCGCAGGTCCTGGTCAGCGAGACGCTGGCGGTGCTGGCCGACCAGCCCCGGCTCCGCGACCCGCGGCTGACTTCGCTGCGTTCGGATAACCCCGACCTGGCGACCTCACTGCTGGCCTACCTGGACGCACTCGGCGACGTCCGGTCGGCCGCCGCGCGCCTGCACGTCCACCCGAACACGCTGCGGTACCGGGTGCGCCGCGCGGCGGCGGTCGCCGGAATCGACCTGGACGACCCGCTGGTGCGCCTGTTCGCCGCACTCCAGCTGCGCCTGCCCCCCGACGCCTGA
- the pruA gene encoding L-glutamate gamma-semialdehyde dehydrogenase: MDAVTTVPTPANEPVLQYAPGSPERAEVQAALAELVKEPVELTATIGGERRMGAGERVDVVQPHNHRAVLGTFGSATARDTRDALAAAREAAPAWRALSFDDRAAILLRAADLLTGPWRAKLNAATMLGQSKTVFQAEIDSACELADFWRFNVSFARRLLAEQPASSPGVWNRTDHRPLEGFVYAITPFNFTAIAGNLPTAPALMGNVVLWKPSPTQTFAAHLTLRLLEEAGLPPGVINLLPGDGLAVSEVALTDPDLAGIHFTGSTRTFQHLWSQVGANIANYRTYPRIVGETGGKDFVLAHPSADADVLRTALVRGAFEYQGQKCSAASRAYVPRSVWSRMKGDFLAEVESLTVGDVTDLSNFMGAVIDRRSFDKLSGVLDRARTDDRLEILAGGTADDSDGYFVRPTVLASDHPDHEVFADEYFGPVLAVHVYDDASYDSVLRQMESAAPYGLTGSIIANDRAAIAHAAEELRFAAGNFYVNDKPTGAVVGQQPFGGGRASGTNDKAGSIHNLLRWVSPRSIKESFVPPTTVGYPHQG; this comes from the coding sequence GTGGACGCCGTGACCACCGTCCCCACCCCGGCCAACGAGCCGGTTCTGCAGTACGCGCCGGGCAGCCCGGAACGCGCCGAGGTGCAGGCGGCGCTCGCGGAGCTGGTCAAGGAGCCGGTCGAGCTGACCGCGACGATCGGCGGCGAGCGGCGGATGGGCGCCGGGGAGCGGGTCGACGTCGTCCAGCCGCACAACCACCGCGCCGTGCTGGGCACCTTCGGCTCCGCCACTGCGCGGGACACCCGCGACGCGCTGGCCGCCGCCCGCGAGGCCGCACCGGCGTGGCGGGCGCTGTCGTTCGACGACCGCGCCGCGATCCTGCTGCGCGCCGCGGACCTGCTGACCGGCCCGTGGCGGGCGAAACTCAACGCCGCCACGATGCTCGGCCAGTCCAAGACCGTGTTCCAGGCCGAGATCGACTCCGCGTGCGAGCTGGCCGACTTCTGGCGCTTCAACGTCTCCTTCGCCCGCCGCCTCCTCGCCGAACAACCGGCCAGCTCGCCGGGTGTGTGGAACCGGACCGACCACCGGCCGCTGGAGGGGTTCGTCTACGCGATCACCCCGTTCAACTTCACCGCGATCGCCGGGAACCTGCCGACCGCGCCCGCGCTGATGGGCAACGTCGTGCTGTGGAAACCCTCCCCCACGCAGACCTTCGCCGCGCACCTCACGCTGCGGCTGCTGGAGGAGGCCGGGCTGCCGCCGGGCGTGATCAACCTGCTGCCCGGTGACGGCCTGGCCGTGTCCGAGGTCGCGCTCACCGACCCGGACCTGGCCGGTATCCACTTCACCGGCTCGACCCGCACGTTCCAGCACCTGTGGTCGCAGGTCGGCGCGAACATCGCGAACTACCGCACCTATCCGCGGATCGTCGGCGAGACCGGCGGCAAGGACTTCGTGCTGGCCCACCCGTCGGCCGATGCCGACGTGCTGCGCACCGCGCTGGTCCGCGGCGCTTTCGAGTACCAGGGCCAGAAATGCTCGGCCGCCTCCCGCGCCTACGTGCCGCGGTCGGTGTGGTCGCGGATGAAGGGCGACTTCCTCGCCGAGGTCGAGTCGTTGACCGTCGGCGACGTGACGGATCTGAGCAACTTCATGGGCGCGGTGATCGACCGCCGCTCGTTCGACAAGCTGTCCGGCGTGCTGGACCGGGCCCGCACCGACGACCGGCTGGAGATCCTCGCGGGCGGCACGGCCGACGACAGCGACGGCTACTTCGTGCGCCCGACCGTGCTCGCCTCGGACCACCCGGACCACGAGGTGTTCGCAGACGAGTACTTCGGGCCGGTGCTGGCCGTGCACGTCTACGACGACGCCTCCTACGACTCGGTGCTGCGGCAGATGGAAAGCGCCGCCCCGTACGGCCTGACCGGGTCGATCATCGCGAACGATCGCGCCGCGATCGCCCACGCGGCCGAGGAACTGCGGTTCGCGGCCGGCAACTTCTACGTCAACGACAAGCCGACCGGCGCGGTCGTCGGCCAGCAGCCCTTCGGCGGCGGACGGGCGTCGGGCACCAACGACAAGGCCGGGTCGATCCACAACCTGCTCCGCTGGGTCAGCCCGCGCTCGATCAAGGAGAGCTTCGTCCCGCCGACCACGGTCGGCTACCCCCACCAGGGCTGA
- a CDS encoding proline dehydrogenase family protein, which produces MLRTALLAAAGSPGCRSLVERSPLTRPVVHRFVAGSGVDEAVAATADLVHSGRSVTLDHLGEDTTDASMAAATVKAYVELLALLAGHGLAANADVSVKLSAVGQKLPDGDRIALDNARRICEAAAEVGTTVTLDAEDHTTTDATLGTLRELRVDFPWAGAVLQAYLRRTEQDCADLAYAGSRVRLCKGAYAEPASVAFPDRSEVDRSYVRCLRVLMAGAGHPMVATHDPRMIAIAEELGRDRADWEFQMLYGIRDAEQRRLARDHTMRVYVPYGDEWYGYFMRRLAERPANLAFFLRALLTR; this is translated from the coding sequence ATGCTGCGCACCGCACTGCTCGCCGCGGCCGGGTCACCGGGTTGCCGCTCGCTCGTCGAGCGCTCCCCGCTGACCCGCCCGGTGGTCCACCGGTTCGTCGCGGGGTCCGGAGTGGACGAAGCCGTGGCGGCGACCGCGGACCTGGTCCACAGTGGCCGGTCGGTCACGCTCGACCACCTCGGTGAGGACACCACGGACGCGTCGATGGCCGCGGCGACCGTCAAGGCCTACGTCGAACTGCTGGCGCTCTTGGCCGGCCACGGGCTGGCGGCCAACGCGGACGTGTCGGTCAAACTGTCCGCGGTCGGGCAGAAACTGCCGGACGGCGATCGCATCGCACTGGACAACGCGCGCCGCATCTGTGAAGCCGCGGCCGAAGTGGGCACGACGGTCACGCTGGACGCGGAGGATCACACGACAACGGACGCCACTCTGGGGACGCTGCGGGAACTTCGCGTGGACTTCCCGTGGGCAGGCGCCGTGCTGCAGGCCTACCTGCGGCGCACCGAGCAGGACTGCGCCGACCTCGCGTACGCCGGGTCGCGGGTCCGGCTCTGCAAGGGCGCCTACGCCGAACCGGCGTCGGTGGCGTTCCCGGACCGGTCCGAAGTGGACCGTTCCTACGTCCGGTGCCTGCGGGTGCTGATGGCGGGTGCGGGGCACCCGATGGTGGCGACCCACGATCCACGGATGATCGCGATCGCCGAAGAGCTGGGCCGGGACCGAGCGGACTGGGAGTTCCAGATGCTGTACGGCATCCGGGACGCCGAGCAGCGGCGGCTGGCGCGGGACCACACGATGCGCGTGTACGTGCCCTACGGGGACGAGTGGTACGGCTACTTCATGCGACGGCTGGCCGAGCGCCCGGCGAACCTGGCGTTCTTCCTGCGGGCGCTGCTCACGCGGTGA
- a CDS encoding serine hydrolase domain-containing protein: MEGILDALAAETGFSGVVRVDRPGRTVARAYGHADRAWRVPNTVGTRFALASVTKGFTALTVAALIERGTLALGTPARELLRDDLPLIGDEVTVEHLLAHTSGIGDYCDEDVDRPVTDHVLPVPVHELTSTEDYLTVLGDHPPKFPPGQRFSYCNSGYVVLALIAERAARRSFAGLVHDLVCVPAGMTDTGFPRSDEPTGGVALGYLDERRTNVFHLPVVGSGDGGACSTAADLHAFWAALFAGRIVPLAWVREMTAARNDVPEENMRYGLGFRLDGDAVLLEGYDAGVSCRTVCRGDLTYTVLSNTSEGAWPIARRLAELTA; encoded by the coding sequence GTGGAAGGGATCCTCGACGCGCTCGCGGCCGAGACCGGGTTCTCCGGCGTCGTCCGCGTCGATCGCCCTGGCCGGACCGTGGCCAGGGCCTACGGCCACGCCGACCGCGCGTGGCGCGTCCCCAACACCGTCGGCACCCGGTTCGCCCTGGCCAGCGTCACCAAGGGGTTCACCGCGCTGACGGTCGCCGCGCTGATCGAACGCGGCACACTCGCCCTGGGCACCCCCGCCCGCGAGCTGCTGCGCGACGACCTGCCCCTGATCGGCGACGAGGTCACCGTCGAGCACCTCCTGGCCCACACCTCCGGCATCGGCGACTACTGCGACGAGGACGTCGACCGGCCGGTCACCGACCACGTCCTCCCGGTGCCGGTGCACGAGCTGACGTCCACCGAGGACTACCTGACGGTGCTCGGCGACCACCCGCCGAAGTTCCCGCCAGGGCAGCGGTTCTCCTACTGCAACAGCGGGTACGTCGTGCTGGCCCTGATCGCCGAACGCGCCGCCCGGCGTTCGTTCGCCGGCCTGGTGCACGATCTCGTTTGCGTGCCCGCCGGCATGACGGACACCGGGTTCCCGCGCTCCGACGAACCCACGGGCGGAGTCGCGCTCGGTTACCTCGACGAGCGACGCACCAACGTCTTCCACCTGCCCGTCGTGGGCAGCGGGGACGGCGGCGCCTGCTCCACCGCCGCCGACCTGCACGCCTTCTGGGCCGCCTTGTTCGCCGGGCGGATCGTCCCGCTCGCGTGGGTCCGCGAAATGACCGCGGCGCGCAACGACGTGCCCGAGGAGAACATGCGCTACGGCCTCGGTTTCCGGCTCGACGGCGACGCGGTCCTGCTGGAGGGCTACGACGCCGGGGTGTCCTGCCGGACCGTGTGCCGCGGGGACCTCACGTACACGGTCCTGTCCAACACCTCCGAGGGCGCCTGGCCGATCGCGCGCCGTCTCGCCGAGCTCACCGCGTGA
- a CDS encoding LLM class flavin-dependent oxidoreductase has protein sequence MTITPHWFLPTSGDGRTIVERFHANRSLGPVAQRDAGIDYLAQVARAAEQLGFEGVLTPTGTWCEDAWLTTAALIGETKRLKYLVAFRPGVISPTLAAQMAATYQRISGGRLLLNIVTGGDSIEQKRFGDWHDHDQRYARTDEFLTIARGVWSGTPFDFTGEHLSVEGATVLAPPDPVPPLYFGGSSPAALPVAAKHADVYLTWGEPPEQVAAKIGRVRELAEARGRTIRFGIRLHTISRDTSAEAWAEAGKLLDALSPEQVAKAQAQLAASESEGQRRMVALHGGGLDRGVRGLEIHPGLWAGIGLVRGGAGTAMVGSHSEVADLVEEYHALGVDEFVLSGYPHLEEAYWFGEGVLPELAHRGLLRGTRDQRAQLPEERHVAAQ, from the coding sequence ATGACCATCACACCGCACTGGTTCCTGCCCACGTCCGGCGACGGCCGCACGATCGTGGAACGCTTCCACGCCAACCGGTCCCTCGGCCCGGTCGCGCAGCGCGACGCCGGCATCGACTACCTCGCTCAGGTCGCGCGCGCCGCCGAACAGCTCGGCTTCGAAGGCGTGCTGACACCGACCGGAACGTGGTGCGAAGACGCCTGGCTGACCACCGCGGCCCTGATCGGCGAGACGAAGCGGCTCAAGTACCTGGTCGCGTTCCGCCCGGGTGTCATCTCGCCGACCCTGGCCGCGCAGATGGCGGCGACCTACCAGCGGATCTCCGGCGGGCGGCTGCTGCTCAACATCGTCACCGGTGGCGATTCGATCGAGCAGAAGCGCTTCGGCGACTGGCACGACCACGACCAGCGTTACGCCCGCACCGACGAGTTCCTGACCATCGCGCGTGGCGTGTGGAGCGGGACGCCGTTCGACTTCACCGGCGAGCACCTGTCGGTGGAGGGTGCGACGGTGCTGGCGCCGCCGGATCCGGTGCCGCCGCTGTACTTCGGCGGGTCGTCCCCGGCGGCGCTGCCGGTCGCGGCCAAGCACGCCGACGTCTACCTGACCTGGGGCGAGCCGCCCGAGCAGGTCGCCGCCAAGATCGGCCGGGTGCGTGAACTGGCGGAGGCGCGGGGCCGCACGATCCGCTTCGGCATCCGGCTGCACACGATCTCGCGCGACACCTCCGCCGAGGCGTGGGCCGAGGCGGGCAAACTGCTCGACGCGCTGAGCCCGGAACAGGTCGCGAAGGCCCAGGCCCAGCTGGCCGCCAGCGAGTCGGAGGGACAGCGCCGGATGGTCGCCCTGCACGGCGGCGGCCTCGACCGGGGCGTGCGCGGGCTGGAGATCCACCCCGGCCTGTGGGCCGGGATCGGCCTGGTCCGCGGCGGCGCCGGGACGGCGATGGTGGGCAGCCACAGCGAGGTCGCCGACCTGGTGGAGGAGTACCACGCGCTGGGAGTCGACGAGTTCGTGCTGTCCGGCTACCCGCACCTGGAGGAGGCGTACTGGTTCGGCGAGGGGGTGTTGCCCGAACTGGCGCACCGCGGCCTGCTGCGCGGTACGCGTGACCAGCGCGCGCAGCTGCCGGAGGAGCGCCACGTGGCCGCCCAGTAG
- a CDS encoding ABC transporter substrate-binding protein: MRLPRVLAAVTALALSLTACGGATTGSSAPSVPGPVSAADLAKVTLKVGDQKGGSQALLKAAGLLDDVPYRIEWSTFTSGPPLLEAASAGAIDIGGVGNTPPIFSAAAKAKISIVSAARGDVRGDALLVPPDSTAQTINDLKGKTIGVAKGSSAHGQILLNLRKVGLSTKDVELSFLQPADAYGAFTQHRIDAWAVWDPYTAQAKLEAGARTLVDGTGIANGYTFQVAGHSALSDAGKNAAIRDFVTRIAKAQRWADTHRDDWGLAWAADTGLAPEVALAAARNGPDVPVALDDAVIASEQELADAFTDEKVLPGKVDFAEFTDTRYAADLASARG; the protein is encoded by the coding sequence ATGCGATTGCCTAGAGTCCTCGCCGCCGTCACGGCGCTCGCCCTGAGCCTCACCGCGTGCGGTGGTGCGACGACCGGATCGTCGGCCCCGTCCGTTCCGGGTCCGGTCAGCGCGGCCGACCTGGCGAAGGTGACGCTCAAGGTCGGCGACCAGAAGGGCGGCTCGCAGGCCCTGCTCAAGGCCGCCGGACTGCTCGACGACGTGCCCTACCGGATCGAGTGGTCCACGTTCACCTCCGGTCCGCCGCTGCTGGAGGCCGCCTCGGCCGGCGCGATCGACATCGGCGGAGTCGGCAACACGCCGCCGATCTTCTCCGCCGCCGCGAAGGCGAAGATCTCGATCGTCAGCGCCGCCCGGGGTGACGTCCGCGGCGACGCGTTGCTGGTGCCGCCGGACTCCACCGCCCAGACGATCAACGACCTCAAGGGCAAGACCATCGGCGTCGCCAAGGGCAGTTCCGCGCACGGCCAGATCCTGCTGAACCTGCGCAAGGTGGGACTGTCCACGAAGGACGTCGAGCTGTCGTTCCTGCAGCCCGCCGATGCCTACGGCGCGTTCACCCAGCACCGGATCGACGCGTGGGCGGTGTGGGACCCCTACACCGCGCAGGCCAAACTGGAGGCTGGCGCCCGCACGCTCGTGGACGGCACCGGCATCGCCAACGGCTACACCTTCCAGGTCGCCGGCCACTCCGCGTTGTCCGACGCCGGGAAGAACGCCGCGATCCGCGATTTCGTCACCCGCATCGCGAAGGCGCAGCGGTGGGCCGACACCCACCGCGACGACTGGGGCCTGGCGTGGGCGGCCGACACCGGGCTGGCCCCCGAGGTCGCGCTGGCCGCCGCCCGCAACGGACCGGACGTCCCGGTCGCGCTCGACGACGCGGTGATCGCCTCCGAGCAGGAGCTGGCCGACGCGTTCACCGACGAGAAGGTCCTGCCCGGCAAGGTGGACTTCGCCGAGTTCACCGATACCCGGTACGCCGCCGATCTGGCCTCAGCGAGGGGATGA
- a CDS encoding ABC transporter ATP-binding protein encodes MARELIAEVRNLTKRFGDRTVLSDVDAEIGRGEFVALLGRSGSGKSTLLRILAGLDSDVDGEARVNGTVSVAFQQPRLLPWRKVWRNVVLGLPGHGRDRELAGRALTEVRLEGHADAWPRTLSGGEAQRVSLARALVREPGLLLLDEPFGALDALTRLAMHRLVEDLWTEHRPGVLLVTHDVDEALLLADRVLVLGEGHIIAEHVLATPRPRTLSDHLDIRAKVLADLGVTDHAIA; translated from the coding sequence ATGGCGCGCGAACTGATCGCGGAAGTGCGGAACCTGACCAAACGCTTCGGGGACCGCACCGTGCTGTCCGATGTGGACGCCGAGATCGGGCGCGGCGAGTTCGTCGCCCTGCTCGGCCGCAGCGGCTCGGGCAAGTCGACCCTGCTGCGGATTCTCGCCGGGCTGGACTCCGACGTCGACGGCGAAGCACGGGTGAACGGCACGGTTTCGGTCGCGTTCCAGCAACCACGGCTGCTGCCGTGGCGGAAGGTGTGGCGCAACGTCGTCCTCGGCCTGCCCGGCCATGGCCGCGACCGGGAGCTGGCCGGACGCGCCCTGACCGAGGTCCGGCTGGAAGGCCACGCCGACGCCTGGCCGCGCACGCTGTCCGGCGGTGAGGCACAACGGGTTTCGCTGGCGCGTGCGCTGGTCCGCGAACCCGGTCTGCTGCTGCTCGACGAGCCGTTCGGTGCCCTGGACGCGCTGACCCGCCTGGCGATGCACCGACTCGTCGAGGACCTGTGGACCGAACACCGGCCCGGCGTGCTGCTGGTGACCCACGACGTGGACGAGGCGCTGCTGCTGGCCGACCGCGTCCTCGTCCTCGGGGAGGGGCACATCATCGCCGAGCACGTCCTCGCCACACCACGGCCCCGCACCCTGTCCGACCACCTCGACATCCGCGCGAAGGTGCTGGCCGACCTGGGAGTGACCGATCATGCGATTGCCTAG
- a CDS encoding ABC transporter permease, which yields MSLSATDVLAHPEEATGSPPRPVRRRRLPDLRRWISPLALLVLWQIASATGVLSPDKLSSPWTVLQAGVETARSGELGEAFAVSIVRVGLGFVFGALVALVLGVVAGLSRWGGVLIDPPVQMLRTLPFLGLIPLFILWFGIGEEPKIVLVALGVAFPLYLNIFSGIRNVDDHLVEATTALGFTRWERLVHVVLPAAVPQTLVGLRQALGVAWLALIVGETVNADAGLGYLITNAREFLRTDVIVVGLIVYAVLGLVTDALVRLIERRALRWRAN from the coding sequence GTGTCGCTGTCCGCTACGGACGTTCTCGCGCACCCGGAGGAGGCAACCGGGTCGCCGCCGCGTCCGGTCCGGAGACGTCGCCTGCCGGATCTGCGGCGCTGGATCAGCCCGCTCGCCCTCCTCGTCCTGTGGCAGATCGCCAGTGCCACCGGCGTGCTGTCGCCGGACAAGCTCAGTTCACCGTGGACGGTACTGCAGGCGGGTGTCGAAACCGCGCGGTCGGGTGAGCTGGGGGAGGCGTTCGCGGTCTCGATCGTGCGCGTGGGCCTCGGGTTCGTCTTCGGCGCGCTCGTCGCGCTGGTGCTGGGCGTGGTGGCGGGGTTGTCCCGCTGGGGCGGTGTCCTGATCGACCCGCCCGTGCAGATGCTGCGCACCCTGCCGTTCCTCGGGCTGATCCCGTTGTTCATCCTGTGGTTCGGCATCGGCGAGGAACCGAAGATCGTCCTGGTCGCGCTCGGTGTGGCGTTCCCCCTGTACCTCAACATCTTTTCGGGCATCCGCAACGTCGACGACCACCTGGTCGAGGCCACCACGGCGCTCGGGTTCACGCGCTGGGAGCGGCTGGTGCACGTGGTGCTCCCGGCTGCGGTACCGCAGACGCTCGTCGGGCTGCGGCAGGCGCTCGGGGTCGCGTGGCTGGCGCTGATCGTCGGCGAGACGGTCAACGCCGACGCCGGCCTCGGCTACCTCATCACCAACGCGCGGGAGTTCCTGCGCACCGACGTGATCGTCGTCGGCCTGATCGTCTACGCCGTGCTCGGCCTGGTCACCGACGCCCTGGTCCGGCTGATCGAACGGAGGGCGCTGCGATGGCGCGCGAACTGA
- a CDS encoding FtsX-like permease family protein, translating into MLRLSWNTFTDRWPLFLGAVLTVCLGVALVQSSLLILVSAATAGGEVAEAVTLLALTLGISAFLAVFIVSSTFAFTVAQRRRDLALLRLVGGGRGQVRRLLLSEALLLGVIGTVTGVPLGLLVMRSQAWLLRTLGFVPGEFTPRWQDWILGVSAGIGLAVAVAGVLAASRRAAKVRPLEALRETGEATRVMTGTRWFFGALFLAGATAMAIVSAFVPADGAIALAINTALAAAVALTALSPMVVPLAGRLAGLVLRGPLGRLAEANLRDGVRRSASTAAPLIVLVALLVAQAGALATIAAGARNEQQADLRGDLVVTTTGPADLDVPGVVSVSAQTRLPIAITTRTDEGDGEVDTETEQGVATVVDPAAYAGAHVRGPQSGSLADLTGATIAVGPGFRPVGSTVTARIGDRELDLRIVAVLPETLGGGAEFLLPRDIVPAGLLASAPTESIVRLGPGAEPAALAAHGEVTTVDEWLDRAGAEQQETSTGIMTVIMGLAGLYALIAVINAVVIAATDRRREFAVARVTGLTRGQVVRSAVLESGAVTAIGLVLGGLAASVTLIGISSATGRITGQAVLVVPWGLVAVIVLGAFAVVGATSTWTALSATRPNPVSLTGAAE; encoded by the coding sequence GTGCTGCGCCTGTCCTGGAACACCTTCACCGACCGCTGGCCCCTGTTCCTCGGCGCGGTCCTCACCGTGTGCCTCGGGGTCGCGCTCGTCCAGTCGTCCCTGCTGATCCTCGTGTCCGCGGCCACCGCGGGCGGGGAAGTGGCCGAAGCCGTCACGCTGCTCGCGCTGACGCTGGGCATCTCCGCGTTCCTCGCGGTGTTCATCGTCAGCTCGACCTTCGCCTTCACCGTCGCCCAGCGCCGCCGTGACCTCGCGCTGCTGCGCCTCGTCGGCGGCGGACGTGGCCAGGTGCGCCGCCTGCTGCTGTCGGAGGCCCTGTTGCTGGGCGTGATCGGCACGGTCACCGGCGTCCCGCTCGGCCTGCTGGTGATGCGCTCGCAGGCTTGGCTGCTGCGGACCCTCGGCTTCGTGCCCGGTGAGTTCACACCGCGCTGGCAGGACTGGATTCTCGGCGTGTCCGCGGGCATCGGGCTCGCCGTCGCGGTCGCGGGCGTGCTCGCCGCGTCCCGCCGGGCCGCGAAGGTCCGGCCGCTGGAAGCCCTGCGGGAAACGGGCGAGGCGACCCGCGTGATGACCGGGACGCGCTGGTTCTTCGGCGCGCTGTTTCTCGCCGGGGCGACCGCGATGGCGATCGTGTCCGCGTTCGTCCCGGCCGACGGCGCGATCGCGCTGGCCATCAACACCGCGCTCGCCGCGGCGGTCGCCCTGACCGCGCTGAGCCCGATGGTCGTCCCGCTCGCCGGGCGCCTCGCCGGGCTCGTCCTGCGCGGCCCGCTGGGACGCCTCGCCGAAGCGAACCTGCGCGACGGCGTCCGTCGCAGCGCCTCCACCGCCGCGCCGCTGATCGTGCTGGTCGCGCTGCTGGTCGCGCAGGCAGGGGCGCTCGCCACGATCGCCGCCGGAGCCCGGAACGAGCAGCAGGCAGACCTCCGCGGGGACCTCGTGGTCACCACCACCGGACCGGCCGATCTGGACGTTCCCGGCGTCGTCTCGGTGTCGGCGCAGACCCGGCTCCCGATCGCGATCACCACCCGCACCGATGAGGGCGACGGCGAGGTCGACACCGAAACCGAGCAGGGCGTCGCGACCGTGGTCGACCCCGCGGCCTACGCCGGAGCCCACGTCCGCGGTCCGCAAAGCGGCTCGCTGGCGGACCTGACCGGAGCCACGATCGCCGTCGGGCCCGGGTTCCGGCCCGTCGGCAGTACCGTCACCGCGCGGATCGGCGACCGTGAACTGGACCTGCGGATCGTGGCCGTGCTGCCGGAAACCCTCGGCGGCGGCGCCGAGTTCCTGCTCCCTCGCGACATCGTCCCCGCCGGACTGCTGGCGTCCGCGCCGACCGAGTCGATCGTGCGGCTCGGCCCCGGGGCCGAGCCGGCCGCGCTCGCCGCCCATGGTGAAGTGACCACAGTGGACGAATGGCTCGACCGTGCCGGAGCCGAGCAGCAGGAGACCAGCACCGGCATCATGACCGTGATCATGGGCCTGGCCGGGCTCTACGCCCTGATCGCCGTGATCAATGCCGTGGTCATCGCGGCCACCGACCGCCGCCGTGAGTTCGCGGTGGCGCGCGTGACCGGCCTGACCCGTGGCCAGGTGGTGCGGTCGGCGGTGCTGGAGTCCGGCGCGGTCACCGCGATCGGGCTGGTGCTGGGCGGGCTCGCCGCCTCGGTGACGCTGATCGGCATCTCGTCGGCGACCGGCCGCATCACCGGGCAGGCGGTGCTGGTGGTGCCGTGGGGGCTGGTCGCGGTGATCGTGCTCGGCGCGTTCGCCGTGGTCGGCGCGACGAGCACGTGGACGGCGCTGTCCGCGACCCGGCCGAACCCGGTGTCGCTCACCGGCGCGGCGGAGTGA